The sequence ACCACAGCGAGAAAGGTGTGGGTATCGCTCAAGATGCAACGATTGCATCAACCAAAGGTACTAACGGTAACGCGCATCCAGTCAGTGCTTTCGCACCAGCACTTGGTACAGAGAGCTTAGGCGACAGTAACTTCCGCCGCGTTCACGGTGTTAAGTACGCCTACTACGCTGGCGCCATGGCTAACGGTATCTCATCTGAAGAGTTAGTGATAGCCTTAGGTCAAGCGGGCATTTTATGTTCATTTGGCGCAGCGGGTCTTATTCCCAGCCGCGTAGAAGCTGCAATTAATCGCATTCAAAAGGCGCTGCCAAATGGCCCGTACATGTTTAACCTTATCCATAGCCCAAGCGAGCCAGCATTAGAGCGTGGCAGCGTTGAGCTATTTATTAAGCATAAGGTACGTACAGTTGAAGCATCAGCTTTCCTTGGCCTTACACCACAAATCGTCTACTACCGCGCAGCAGGTCTTAGCCGTGATAGCCATGGCAATATCATTATTGCTAACAAGGTTATCGCTAAAGTCAGCCGCACCGAAGTGGCTGAAAAATTCATGATGCCAGCGCCAGCTAAGATGCTACAGAAATTGGTCGATGATGGATCCATCACCCCTGAGCAGATGGAACTAGCACAGCTTGTGCCTATGAGCGACGACATCACAGCCGAAGCCGACTCTGGCGGGCACACAGATAACCGTCCATTAGTGACGCTTCTGCCGACAATTCTGGCATTAAAAGAAGAGATCCAGGCCAAATATCAATACGACACACCGATCCGTGTCGGTTGTGGCGGCGGTGTGGGCACACCAGATGCAGCACTGGCTACCTTCAACATGGGCGCTGCTTATATCGTTACAGGTTCAGTCAATCAAGCCTGCGTCGAAGCCGGAGCCAGTGAGCACACTCGCAAGCTACTGGCAAACACTGAGATGGCCGATGTGACCATGGCTCCTGCGGCAGACATGTTCGAAATGGGCGTCAAGCTTCAAGTAGTCAAGCGCGGTACGCTTTTCCCAATGCGAGCTAATAAGCTATATGAGCTTTACACACGTTACGACTCTATCGAAGCGATTCCAGCAGCTGAGCGTGAGAAACTTGAGAAGCAAGTTTTCCGCTCAACACTTGATGAGATCTGGGCAGGTACAGTAGCGCACTTCAATGAACGTGACCCTAAGCAGATCGAGCGCGCCGAGGGCAACCCTAAGCGTAAGATGGCACTGATCTTCCGCTGGTACTTAGGGCTATCAAGTCGCTGGTCAAACTCTGGCGAAGTCGGCCGTGAGATGGATTATCAAATCTGGGCAGGCCCAGCACTGGGCGCATTTAACCAGTGGGCGAAAGACAGTTACTTAGATAACTATCAAGACCGTAACGCCGTCGATGTAGCCAAGCACCTGATGTATGGTGCTGCTTATCTTAACCGCGTTAACAGCCTCACCTCACAAGGTGTGAAGTTACCGACTCAGCTATTGCGCTGGAAGCCAAGCCAGAGAATGGCTTAAGGGCAGTTTCGAGGGAAAGCAGCTGCGAGGAAGAGTCAGCCCTAAGCGGTTCTTGTAAAGAGTCATCCTTGAGCGGATTTTATAAAAAGACAGCCCTGAGCGGTTCTTAGAAATAGCAAAGCCACCGAGCACACTTATTCAAACTAAGTGGTTCTGGTGGCTTTTTGTTTTCTATCACTGGCTGGGTTAGCCTCTCCAATAAAGAGATGGCTATACTCTCTTTTCGCTTAACGTAAACAAAATACAATCTAGCCATCGGTGACAATTAGCCACACCTTATCGTCGTTTACGTTCAAGGTGGTCACAATAAGTCTTTAACTCTATAGGGAAATCTGCATTCACAACTTTGCTATCTTGGTTATTTA is a genomic window of Shewanella psychrophila containing:
- the pfaD gene encoding eicosapentaenoate synthase subunit PfaD, with the protein product MNPTTTNEKLSPWPWSVTDANINFDVNTMEQQLKDFSRGCYVINHSEKGVGIAQDATIASTKGTNGNAHPVSAFAPALGTESLGDSNFRRVHGVKYAYYAGAMANGISSEELVIALGQAGILCSFGAAGLIPSRVEAAINRIQKALPNGPYMFNLIHSPSEPALERGSVELFIKHKVRTVEASAFLGLTPQIVYYRAAGLSRDSHGNIIIANKVIAKVSRTEVAEKFMMPAPAKMLQKLVDDGSITPEQMELAQLVPMSDDITAEADSGGHTDNRPLVTLLPTILALKEEIQAKYQYDTPIRVGCGGGVGTPDAALATFNMGAAYIVTGSVNQACVEAGASEHTRKLLANTEMADVTMAPAADMFEMGVKLQVVKRGTLFPMRANKLYELYTRYDSIEAIPAAEREKLEKQVFRSTLDEIWAGTVAHFNERDPKQIERAEGNPKRKMALIFRWYLGLSSRWSNSGEVGREMDYQIWAGPALGAFNQWAKDSYLDNYQDRNAVDVAKHLMYGAAYLNRVNSLTSQGVKLPTQLLRWKPSQRMA